The Elaeis guineensis isolate ETL-2024a chromosome 14, EG11, whole genome shotgun sequence genomic sequence TTTTTTTTGGCAACTGCTCTTTAGTTGCAATAAGGAGCTGCAGTTATTCCTGTAAGAGTATCTCATCATTCACAGGATTGGGTGGTGACTAATTTCTCATTCTTGATATCTTTTCCATCTAAATTCTACTTATTTGGCTTTAAAGCGCCCACTGTATTGGGTTTCTTTATGAAGATTTGTTCTAACTGGCCTGTTCTGAGCTCCTTGTAACTTGTTTGCTTGATCTCAGGATGTATTATTGGTTCCAAGTCAACTGAACTGGTAGcaagaatttcttttttttttttttttttccaagtacAGTGGAATGCATCTAATATTCATAATCAGTACTATATCTGACTTGATttgtttcttcattttttaacttgaatttattttctattatgttctTATCTGAAGCAGGTTGTAGACAATCAACTACATTTGGTTGCTGGGTCAAGGAGAGCATATATAATTGAACAAATTAGGGATTCATTGGCTTAATATACCTGGAATTACAATAAATGGGTTCGGAAGGGCCTTCAGTGATAACTGTTCATGTTACTGGATTCAAGAAATTTCATGGAGTTTCTGAGAATCCAACAGAAACAATTGTCAGCAATCTGAAGAAATTCATGGAAAAGAAAGGATTGCCAAAAGGCCTTGTTCTTGGGAAATGCAAGGTTCTTGAGACTGCCGGACAGGGAGCACTTGGTCCACTTTATGAACTATTGGAGTCTTCTGTGACTGGACGGGACAATGAATCTTCAAATATGGGGCAAATCATTTGGGTTAGTTGCTAAactgatctctctctctcactctctctcactcactcacacacacacacgcgcgcgcgcgcgcacacacgcaCACTTCCTTTTAGGATCAATTTTCATGTGATTTAGTGACTATTAGAGGAAATTGTGCAGGAAATAGACATTTTGTCTAAAATTAGCCTAAGAAGGATTTTTAACTTTCCCAATACCTCATTCTGCAGCAGTATGCATTTAATATGTTGGACATCAGTGTTCTTGGTAAGGATCCATATTAATATATTGAATGATACTTTAGATGACAAAACAAGGTGCTATGAAAATTATGCATCATTATAGTCTAGTACCAGGATGGTATCAAGTAATCTATCAACATCTTTCAAGTGCTATTATTCATGGGGAACAAATCCTGTTAGTCCTCCTTATCTTGTTCTTATGAACTGTGATTTTGCAACCAAATAACATTGGCAAACATGACAACTTAGCTTGGATATGGCATTGTTACAGTTCAGAGCCGTCAGAACTCAGAAAAGCTTAATTTTAGTTCTATTTCAAAAAGATCTATATAATGCATTCCATCTAGATTTCATGGCCAGATAGCTTCTATAAGATTCCTGAATTTTACGGTAAATGCTCGGTTAGCCTGATTCTCAAACTTCATATGTTGACTGCCATTATATCAGTAAGAAAGAAGGTGCTAGTTTCTTTATTAGCAGTTTGGTATCTGACCCTTGAAGCTATCAGTTGTTCTTATCAAGATGATGAGATAACTGGAGCACCCCCTTGGAATGTATGACTCCCACTCTAATTGATGAGTTTAGTTGAATCTGCAATATTATTCTAAATAGGTCACTTGATAGTTAATAATGcaatattattctttatttatgtgatATCAGTCACATACTGTATCTAATCAGTCAGTATCCATTCATATCTCATAATGTACACTATTTCTTTCGCTTTCACTTAGTCATGGTTTTTCTGCTTCATCCTCAGCTATCTTTGCAGACTtgattatgaattattttaaCATGGTTTCTTACTTTCaattccagtttatttttttcattcatgtttTCCCTATCTTTTGATGTTTGACCAGATACATTTTGGAGTCAATAGTGGTGCAACAAGGTTTGCCATTGAGAATCAAGCATTCAATGAGGCTACTTTTCGTTGTCCAGATGAGCTAGGATGGAAACCTCAGGTTGAATCTGCTTAACAATGTTGTTTTTCTTATCATTAGTTTCTATGTTAATTTTATACATTTAAATTCTTTGGTATCAATTTTTCTTTGTTGTTTGTATTGCAGAGGCTTCCAATTGTAACTTCTGATGGAAGCATCTCACGAACACGGCAGGTATGCTTGCTTTGATGGCACTTATATTAATTCTTTTATGTTGACAACTTTTGGTGGAGACTAGTTGGGACTGTCAGGTAATAGATAATATCtgttcaaaataattttctaatgatCTTTTTTTGACATATATACGGCCATTGAAGAGGCTTCCAGATTCTATCATATTCTATCATGATAGATTAATTTGTGGGCATTAATGGGAAACAGATGAAAAAATGTTCTGTTAGACATATGGTCGTTTAATTCCTTTTCCAGAAGTTCTACCGCAAACATTTATCAATCTTGCTTGCCAAGGCATACTTTGTCGCAAAGCTTTATTATTTTCTTGGAACGCCCATTATTATTAGGAGTCACAAACTCATTCATTTAGCCTTCCCATTTGTTGTAGCAACATGAGCTTGTGTCTGAAGAGCCTGCAGTTCTTTGTTGCCCATATTCTTGAGAACTAGAATGCCTGCTGAAATTGGATGAGGGTGGGATTCGAACCCATGATTCGTACCCATGTCACTGGTGTCAACAACCAGTGACTTTACGAACTCAGCCAGTTGGCATCCTCACGTCACACTTCATATTAGCAAGTCTTTATCTCAACGGGTATACAAAATTAATGGTTCTGTTGGATGGTTTAATTGAGTAGTTAAAAGCTTCAAATGATGTAATGGGTCTATATCTAGGAATTTATGAGGACCTTTGCCCCACTTGCTGAGATAACTATTGTTCACCAAGTTGTTGCATGACCAACATTCATTTTTATTGGCTTTAAGGCTGAAACAAAGgattacttattttttttatgaaaacatTGAAATTACAAAATAGCCTATCACAGTGTCACTTGTCTCTTTTATCATGTTGTCAACTTTATAGGATTATTTTAAGTCTCATACGGACTACTTGTTCCTTCTTTACAAGTAAAAACATCTAATTCTGGCAAATTGGTTTTGTGCATAACGAGGATAGGATACCAAGAACTCATATCCTTTTTcgcacctttttattctttttatagcAAGATCATTATTCAAGAAGCTAGAGCCTAACTTAACTGTATATATGTCTAGGCCTTTTGATTACTTATTTCTTACTGTCGTTATGCAAGGTCTATAGCTGATCCTTTGTCACATGCTTTTATATTAGtcactcagatctaaaacttcgaTAGGATGGGGTGAGTTGCTTATGATCCTACTCAAAATATAAATTTGTTTGTCACTTAGTGTGTCTTACCATCTCTTGGTTAGATATGACTGGTACCGTGACATGTAATCATTGTTCTGCATTGCATTCATTATGTCCTGAAGCTTGATATTTTCACTTGTGCCTCTTTTTTCCATCTGTTTTCGACTTCATATTCTGGTGTATTATGTTATTGTGTGGTCGGGTTGGTGATGTCCTTAACTCTATTTGGATATTCTTTTCTCTCTTGAGAAGTTATGAAGCtgaatattatttagtttttgtgTGTTAAGACGGAATATTGTACCATGGTGATACTGCTCCAAACTAGCCATCTTTCATGCCTGAGTACTTGGGGCTTACTAACAGCACTCCCATCAACTTAGTTTGTGATAATGAATAAGCTTATTATCTGGAACTATCCAAGTCAGCATGTGTCCCTGGTTGCAACTTGTTAATATTTGACTTTTGGAAATCCGCGATGTCAAACGTTATAAACGTAAATAAGTCAAAAATAGATATGTACAGAAAACAATGTACTTCTGAAGCAAGCTAGAAGATGTAAACATTATCTCCATGaagagaaaattaattagggaagttattcctttctttattttagaatattttatAATCTTAATCAGTATTAGTTGATTAGCTAAATATGCACTGGAAGGTCTTGTTCCCAAATCTTGATATCTTGCTTTTATTAGCCAAATTGTCCAACCTGTCTTGAACTCCAAGTCCTTGTCCATGTCTATGCACCATCATGAAGATATATGGATTGAATACCATGTTTGTGATATGATTTCCCTAAGTTTCCTTTTTAAAAGATATCCATGTTTCTTCTTGATTTTAAGGACATTTTTCTAAGAGTCAACATATGTAATATCAACAATTACTGTCAGACATATATGGAACACTGGGTTTAGGCATTTAGCTGATACTGGTAGAATAAAAGTCATAATTCATCAGAAGAAAATTGTTCAGAAGATCATTCAAAAGGGTTGGACTATAAAGTTTTGTGTACAACTGCATCGTCAGTTTATGAAAAGAGTGTTAACAAAGTCTTGGATTATTATGAAGGCTCATACTTTGCAGCATAAGCATTCAATGTTAAGGTTAGTATAACTATAAGGTTTACTATATTGGTGCAAATTGATCATGCATCAACAAGTGTAATGTAAAGTCACATCATTGTAATATAGTTTCACTTAATTCCAGTTGTTAAGAAGACATTTTCCCTATGTGCATAGCTTCCATCCTACCTCATGATTCTACATAATTAATGAGTTTTAATCATGTAAGAGATGGAATATCAACTATAATGTGAGATAGTTCCTAATTCCATTGTTTCTATATTATCTGGGGTGCTTAGGTTCTAGAAGCTGAACATATTGGCCTTTCACCTGCATTTCTGAATTTGAGTCCAGATGTATTTTAAGTCATATGTTTACTTCACGACTAATCAACTTGTCCATTAATTTTCACATTCACAGCAATATTCATTTATAAAAACTAAATGATTCATTTAAAGAAAAGATTGGTCCCTTTCACATTATGGTTTtagaattttctttctttttccccgTTTCTTATGGCACATACAAATATATAATGCTGATAAAATGTGTTTTGCCAACATAAGGCTGGTCATGTTGTTCCTAATTCTGTTGTTTCTATTTTATCTGGGGTGCTTGGCTTCTAGAAGCTGAACATATTGGCCTTTCATCTGCATCTCTGAATTTGAGTCCAGATGTACTTAAAGTCACATGTTTACTTCACGACTAAACAACTTGTCCATTAATTTTCACATTCACAGTAATATTCATTTAAAAAAACTGAATGATTCATTTAAAGAAAAGATTGGTCCCTTTCACATTATGGTTTTCGAATTTTCTTTCCCCCCTTTCTTATGGGGCATACAAAAATATAATGCCAATAAAATGTGTTTTGCCAACAATAAGGCTGGTCATGTTACTGAAGATGTGTAGTCTGCAAATTCTGTTTCCCCATCTCATTGGACTTTACCTCAGCATATATCATCTTATTTATAAATATGTATGATCACATacatttattttgataattttcgcTCTCATTATCTTTATCATTGTGATTTCAAACTTTTATCATAGAAAATCTTGCCTTTTCAGTTTCACATATTTTTCTAGCTTTAAGAAAGGTTCCTTTTTCTTGATAATTCCACAGACTTCTCTTCCTGTTAATGAAATTGTCAATGGCTTAGCCAAGATGGGGTATGATGTAATGCCTTCAGATGATGCTGGTCGGTTTGTGTGCAATTATGTCTACTATCATTCTCTCCGGTTTGCAGAGCAACGCAGAATCAATTCTCTCTTTGTACATGTTCCTCTTTTCTTGACCATTGATGAAGATTCCCAGATGCAGTTTGCTGCTTCTCTTTTGGAGGTACTAGCTTCCTTGCACTAGTACTTCTCCCAGTTCTATGAAAAAAGGTCCCCCTGCGGAAACGTCTTTTCCATTCGGACCTTTGACATTTCAAGTGGTCAGATATCGATCATAGgctaaaaggagaaaaaaaaaaaaagcttatttGTTTGGTAGTCCAAATCTTTGTATGTCGTGAAGGTATGTGCACAATGATGGCTGATGAAATCCACTGGAGAAGTTCATATGCTCGTGTCTGTTCCATCCATGTATGTGCAGAAAGATGGCTGATGAAATTCCTGTATGCTTCATGGAATGCAAAGCAATGCTTGTGTGTATTTTGGTTAGATCTTTCTTGCAAGACATGAATCTTGTAAAGAAGTCTATATATTGCTCTAATAAATTTCGAGAAAATTGTTGCCATTTATCTCATTTACTCTGTTTCCCATGTAAATTTACcagtagtttattttatatttttccagTGTTTTCAGTGGGTGTAATTATGGTTGGCATGAAGTTCTCTGCCATCATTCATGCCCACCTTGTCTGGTTTCatctattttgatttatattaatGCTTTGCGGGGATTGGatactatttttttcttataatagcATGACAAATTGAGTAGTACTTATCACTCTGGATTCCcttttttgtgaaaaaaattgTCGGTGAATGCATTTGAACATGCCATATTGTTTTATCGATGAAATGGTCCACATTGTAATATATAGAACTACTGGTCTGCCTGGCCTATGCTTTGATAACAGCAAGCCTGCTATTCTCAAATTCTGGAA encodes the following:
- the LOC105057301 gene encoding uncharacterized protein, coding for MGSEGPSVITVHVTGFKKFHGVSENPTETIVSNLKKFMEKKGLPKGLVLGKCKVLETAGQGALGPLYELLESSVTGRDNESSNMGQIIWIHFGVNSGATRFAIENQAFNEATFRCPDELGWKPQRLPIVTSDGSISRTRQTSLPVNEIVNGLAKMGYDVMPSDDAGRFVCNYVYYHSLRFAEQRRINSLFVHVPLFLTIDEDSQMQFAASLLEVLASLH